A window from Theobroma cacao cultivar B97-61/B2 chromosome 3, Criollo_cocoa_genome_V2, whole genome shotgun sequence encodes these proteins:
- the LOC18605553 gene encoding 25.3 kDa vesicle transport protein: MVKLTIVGRVNDGLPLAQGARYVNTENDNFSYYKQQGEFIIKEISRGALPPSKMTIRVDHHSFNYLVVNGICFITLCDSSYPRKLAFHYLQDLQKEFDKFDHSLIGKITRPYSFIRFDGIIANVRKQYIDTRTQANLSKLNANRRQELDILTENMSDIIERRRNSEIFETPATPRTSSQVWGSPRLEAITLIWTPIAIIAVVASVLLWVSLILTDDFLTSTL, translated from the exons ATGGTTAAGCTAACGATTGTTGGAAGGGTGAATGACGGGTTGCCACTGGCTCAAGGGGCAAGGTATGTGAATACAGAGAATGACAACTTCTCATATTACAAGCAACAAGGAGAATTCATAATCAAAGAAATCTCTAGAGGAGCTTTACCACCTTCCAAAATGACCATCCGCGTTGATCATCATTCTTTCAA CTATTTGGTCGTGAATGGAATCTGCTTCATCACGTTGTGCGATTCTTCCTATCCAAGAAAACTAGCTTTCCATTATCTGCAGGATCTGCAGAAGGAGTTTGACAAGTTTGATCATAGCCTCATAGGGAAAATCACAAGACCATACAGCTTTATTAGATTTG ATGGTATTATTGCTAATGTTAGAAAGCAATATATTGATACAAGAACACAAGCTAATCTATCAAAGCTGAACGCTAATCGTCGTCAAGAACTGGACATACTTACTGAAAACATGTCCGACATTATAGAAAGAAGACGAAATTCAG AAATATTTGAGACACCAGCTACCCCTCGGACTTCCTCCCAAGTTTGGGGTTCTCCACGGCTTGAG GCAATTACGTTGATATGGACGCCCATTGCAATCATTGCTGTTGTTGCTTCGGTTCTTTTATGGGTTAGCCTTATCCTTACAGACGACTTCTTAACATCAACTTTGTAG
- the LOC18605552 gene encoding transcription factor LAF1, with protein MGCKPSDKPKAKHRKGLWSPEEDLKLRNYVLKHGHGCWSSVPINAGLQRNGKSCRLRWINYLRPGLKRGMFTPQEEETILTLHHMLGNKWSQIAQHLPGRTDNEIKNYWHSYLKKKVAKVEESEAKTRTHNTTSSSENTESTVSPQTVIGQMPSYDSLQHIEKSSIDIDQAFPQHFDFPREPQRSFLPKLLFAEWLSLDQEGGSFANSGKPVTSSDGFNQGSSSNFQDPFINGYSLNEGVFGSDLHDGLSNSSINEIFGSQFKFEAQISGNEFVGSVSGEDICSDFNINNDVMYI; from the exons ATGGGTTGCAAGCCATCTGACAAGCCAAAAGCCAAGCACAGGAAGGGCTTATGGTCACCTGAAGAAGACCTGAAGCTCAGAAACTATGTCCTCAAACATGGCCATGGTTGCTGGAGCTCTGTTCCCATCAATGCAG GTTTGCAGAGGAATGGGAAGAGCTGCAGATTAAGGTGGATTAATTACTTGAGACCAGGATTAAAGAGAGGGATGTTTACGCCACAAGAGGAGGAGACAATCCTGACCCTTCATCATATGTTAGGCAACAA GTGGTCCCAAATTGCACAACATTTGCCCGGAAGAACAGACAATGAGATCAAGAACTACTGGCATTCCTATCTCAAGAAGAAAGTGGCAAAAGTTGAAGAATCCGAAGCTAAGACCAGAACTCACAATACCACCTCAAGCTCAGAAAACACAGAATCTACTGTGTCTCCCCAAACCGTAATAGGCCAAATGCCAAGCTATGACTCCTTGCAGCACATTGAGAAATCATCGATAGATATTGATCAAGCTTTTCCACAGCATTTTGACTTTCCTAGAGAGCCTCAAAGGAGCTTCTTGCCAAAGCTATTATTTGCAGAGTGGCTATCGCTAGATCAAGAAGGTGGGAGCTTCGCAAATTCAGGTAAGCCGGTGACTTCCTCAGATGGCTTTAATCAAGGTTCAAGTTCAAACTTCCAAGATCCCTTCATAAATGGATATTCGCTAAATGAGGGAGTATTTGGCAGTGATCTTCATGATGGACTAAGCAATTCAtcaataaatgaaatatttggCTCGCAATTCAAGTTCGAAGCCCAGATTTCAGGAAATGAGTTCGTCGGTTCTGTATCCGGGGAAGACATATGTAGtgatttcaatattaataatgaTGTAATGTACATATAA